The genomic DNA TCTGGCAGGATCGGCGGACGGCCGCGCACTGCGATCGCCTGAAGGCGGAAGGACGGGAGGAGATGGTCAGGCAGAAGACCGGCCTGGTCATCGACGCCTATTTCTCGGCTACCAAGGTGGCCTGGATCCTGGACAACGTGGAGGGTGCACGCCAGCGCGCGGAACGTGGCGAGCTCGCGTTCGGCACGGTGGACTCGTGGCTGATCTGGAAGCTCACCCGCGGGCGGACCCACGTGACCGACGTGACGAATGCCTCCCGCACCATGCTGTACAACATTCACACGAATGAATGGGACGACGAGCTGCTCCAGCTCCTGAACATCCCGCGCAGCATGCTGCCTGAGGTGCGCTCGTCGAGCGAGGTGTACGCCCACACCGCGGGGGACATCTTCGCGCGCGAAATCCCCATCGCCGGCATCGCCGGAGACCAGCAGGCGGCTCTCTTCGGTCAGATGTGCACCGAGAAGGGGATGGTGAAGAACACGTACGGCACCGGTTGCTTCATGCTGCTGAACACCGGAACGGAGGCGGTGCCGTCCAAGAACAAGCTGGTCACCACCATTGCCTGGAAGATCGGGGATCGGGTCGAGTACGCCCTCGAAGGGAGCATCTTCGTGGCGGGCGCAGTGGTGCAGTGGCTGCGCGACGGGCTCCAGATCATCCGCAGCGCGCCGGAAGTGGAGCAGCTCGCGGCTTCGGTCGAGGACAACGGCGGGGTATACCTGGTCCCGGCCTTCACGGGCCTGGGCGCGCCGCACTGGGACCAGTACGCGCGCGGGGCGATTTTCGGCCTTACCCGCGGCGCGACCGCCGGACACCTCGCGCGCGCTGCCCTCGAGGGGATCGCCTACCAGGTGGCCGACGTGCTGCGAGCGATGGAGGCCGACTCCGGCATTGCCGCCTCGGAGCTGCGCGTCGACGGCGGGGCCGCTGCCAACAACCTGCTGATGCAGTTCCAGGCGGACCTCCTGCAGATCCCTGTCGTGCGCCCGCGCACGGTCGAGACCACGGCGCTGGGAGCCGCCTACCTGGCCGGCCTGGCGGTGGGCTACTGGGACAGCATCGACGCCATCCGCAGCCAGTGGGAGACCGATCGTCGCTTCGAACCGGCAATGCCGGCCGCAAAGGTGGAGTCGCTACGGCGCGGCTGGGAGCGTGCGCTGGAGCGATCCCGCGGATGGGAGCAAGAGGGGTAGGGGTGGCCCGTCGGTTCCGGGCGGCCCGTCACGACCGCGCCGCGACGCGCCCGGGGATTGCCCTGCGCGACGGAATCCGGCTTGCGGCCGGATCGACGATTCCACGTTCCCGTAGGGGCGCCCCTTTGTGGGCGCCCGCACGCGGATGTTGCGGGGCGGGCGCACATTGGCTGTCGCCCAGCGCGGCGGAAGGCGGCCTACGTGCACCGCACCCGCGAGCCCTCAGTCCGCCGGCAGCGTGCAGCGGAGCGCCGCCAGAGTAGGAGCCGAGTCCCGGTTCGCCGCCTCCGAGGTCATCCATACGGTGCCGTCGCTCCCCAGCACGATCGATTCGCCCTGCGGCTGCTCGACCATACCGAGCCCGACCACGATCGGGTCGGGCTCCCCGCTATCCCCGACCAGAGCCGAGGCGCGGTACAGGTACAGGTTGCGATAGCTGCGCACCGCGACCCACTTGCCGTCGGGACTGGCAGTCGCCGCACCGACGCGGTCCAGCTCGTCCTCCGGCTGCGGCAGGAGCTCGCGGACCCGTTCCATGACCACCACTCCCTCCGCAGCCGGCCGCGGGATGCGGTACAGCTCGATCGGCCCCTCGCGCCCCTTGGTCACGACGTAGAGGCTCCCGTCCGGGAGACGGAAGAGGCCCTCCGCGTCGCGCGGCCCATCGGGGTAACGCGCCTGAATCGTCGCCGCGACGCCTACCTGCGTCGCTTCCGGCCCCGGCTCGAGCACTTGGTGGATGGTGATGGTCTGCCGTTCCGCGTCGTTGTCGCCGATATCGCCGACGAAGAGGCAGCCTGCCCCATCGCACGAGCCGTTCTCGAT from Longimicrobiaceae bacterium includes the following:
- the glpK gene encoding glycerol kinase GlpK; the encoded protein is MQRILALDQGTTSSRAIIFDEHGQILTVAQREFQQIYPKPGWVEHDPNEIWSTQAGVATEAVARAGMRAEDVAAIGITNQRETTIVWDRNSGEPVYNAIVWQDRRTAAHCDRLKAEGREEMVRQKTGLVIDAYFSATKVAWILDNVEGARQRAERGELAFGTVDSWLIWKLTRGRTHVTDVTNASRTMLYNIHTNEWDDELLQLLNIPRSMLPEVRSSSEVYAHTAGDIFAREIPIAGIAGDQQAALFGQMCTEKGMVKNTYGTGCFMLLNTGTEAVPSKNKLVTTIAWKIGDRVEYALEGSIFVAGAVVQWLRDGLQIIRSAPEVEQLAASVEDNGGVYLVPAFTGLGAPHWDQYARGAIFGLTRGATAGHLARAALEGIAYQVADVLRAMEADSGIAASELRVDGGAAANNLLMQFQADLLQIPVVRPRTVETTALGAAYLAGLAVGYWDSIDAIRSQWETDRRFEPAMPAAKVESLRRGWERALERSRGWEQEG